The following are encoded in a window of Deltaproteobacteria bacterium genomic DNA:
- a CDS encoding spore coat protein U domain-containing protein — protein sequence MKRAGKLWAALLFFLLSIPAHAACRVATTGLNFGAYDVFTATPRDSTGMVTVACDRSPPPDVVVSIGPSPTSGGFNPRQMRHASRPDRMNYNLYTSPSMSTVWGNGTAGTSTVFLKNVHKNRPAVATIHGRIPARQNVSVGGYSDTLTVTITP from the coding sequence GTGAAGAGAGCCGGTAAATTGTGGGCGGCGCTGCTGTTCTTCCTGCTTTCGATCCCGGCGCACGCCGCCTGCCGGGTCGCGACCACGGGTTTGAACTTCGGCGCCTACGATGTCTTCACCGCCACGCCGCGCGACAGCACGGGGATGGTGACCGTGGCGTGCGACCGGTCGCCGCCGCCCGACGTGGTCGTCTCGATCGGGCCCAGCCCGACCTCCGGGGGGTTCAACCCGCGGCAGATGCGTCACGCGTCGCGGCCGGACCGCATGAACTACAACCTGTACACTTCGCCGTCGATGTCGACCGTCTGGGGGAACGGGACGGCCGGGACGTCGACCGTGTTCCTGAAGAACGTGCACAAGAACCGCCCGGCGGTCGCGACGATCCACGGGCGGATCCCCGCCCGGCAGAACGTCTCCGTCGGAGGCTACTCCGACACGCTCACGGTTACCATCACCCCGTAA